From Gemmatimonadaceae bacterium, the proteins below share one genomic window:
- a CDS encoding c-type cytochrome → MRSILTLLLLAGLASLASAPVKAQQATPDGKATFEVLCASCHSVSPPAKTAPPMTHVIRHYRQAFATDSAGIEAIVRWVQAPAAEHSKMPAHAIERFGLMPAFPLPEEQLRAVARYVWTLTDG, encoded by the coding sequence ATGCGTTCGATTCTGACCCTCTTGCTGCTCGCTGGATTGGCATCGCTCGCCAGCGCGCCCGTCAAGGCCCAGCAGGCGACCCCGGACGGCAAGGCCACCTTCGAGGTGCTGTGCGCCTCCTGTCACAGCGTCTCGCCTCCGGCCAAGACGGCGCCGCCCATGACGCACGTGATTCGACACTATCGCCAGGCGTTTGCCACTGATAGCGCGGGCATCGAGGCGATTGTGCGCTGGGTGCAGGCCCCCGCCGCGGAGCACTCCAAGATGCCTGCGCACGCCATCGAGCGTTTCGGCCTGATGCCCGCCTTCCCGCTGCCGGAGGAACAGCTGCGGGCGGTGGCACGCTACGTGTGGACGTTGACGGACGGCTGA